The proteins below come from a single Aegilops tauschii subsp. strangulata cultivar AL8/78 chromosome 6, Aet v6.0, whole genome shotgun sequence genomic window:
- the LOC109750184 gene encoding uncharacterized protein isoform X1, whose product MLPSRPRSRSWGGAPTTPPASSSKATPRHERSTSTTTFSLLSSERASSSGGGTTEQIVVAQTENKMEPRSDGDTSSSSASARVRLLDREVATAKQTENKMLESLISQTKELEQAKMALEEARLEAAALRLAGPAQQGQWSVRDLMFGGVDEEINGLRGRLRSALAAEERSRKAADDLAAALSAVTMEAKQVKTWLSDAQADLERANAETGRLEGLLRATEADLWSATEQLDGVMSDWKEAAAAWRAREKALLGRARAAEEDAAGARRENAELAEMHRAVDHDNDGLRRALERAAEEANAASESLEFASAENSKLRDAVAEKEDAMGSLRLENESLKASEAAAQGRATDLHNQLTAASKTAAAAGGGEKASGLLLEEWKTDAQGKLSAAAFLDSGRVMAAGSRRDRRMFASISNLAELRSAAAAAAMDDYYEFDHFDDGRQYGGLEHAMKHKKRRSVLRKFGDLFRRRSLLHKSDDFAPVLASR is encoded by the exons ATGCTGCCCTCCAGGCCGAG ATCGCGATCGTGGGGTGGTGCGCCGACGACTCCTCCGGCTTCCAGTTCCAAAGCCACGCCCCGGCACGAGCGCAGCACGTCTACCACCACCTTCTCCTTGCTATCTTCCGAG CGTGCCAGCAGCAGCGGTGGTGGCACGACGGAGCAGATAGTGGTGGCGCAGACCGAGAACAAGATGGAGCCGCGGAGCGACGGCGACACGTCATCGTCGTCGGCGTCCGCGCGGGTGCGGCTTCTGGATCGAGAGGTGGCAACGGCGAAGCAGACCGAGAACAAGATGCTGGAGTCACTGATCAGCCAGACCAAGGAGCTGGAGCAGGCCAAGATGGCGCTGGAGGAGGCCAGGCTCGAGGCCGCCGCGCTGCGGCTGGCGGGGCCCGCGCAGCAGGGCCAGTGGAGCGTCAGGGACCTCATGTTCGGCGGCGTCGACGAGGAGATCAACGGGCTGCGGGGCAGGCTCCGGTCCGCTCTGGCCGCCGAGGAGAGGAGCCGGAAGGCCGCGGAcgacctcgccgccgcgctctccgccgtcaccatggaggccaagcAGGTGAAGACGTGGCTGTCCGACGCGCAGGCCGACCTCGAGCGCGCCAACGCCGAGACCGGCCGGCTCGAGGGCCTGCTGCGCGCCACCGAGGCGGACCTGTGGTCAGCCACCGAGCAGCTCGACGGCGTCATGTCCGACTGGAAGGAGGCCGCGGCCGCGTGGCGCGCCAGGGAGAAGGCGCTGCTCGGACGCGCCCGCGCGGCCGAGGAGGACGCCGCCGGCGCCCGGCGTGAGAACGCCGAGCTCGCCGAGATGCACCGGGCGGTCGACCACGACAACGACGGCCTGCGGCGCGCGCTCgagcgggcggcggaggaggccaACGCGGCCAGCGAGTCGCTCGAGTTCGCCAGCGCCGAGAACTCCAAGCTGCGCGACGCCGTCGCCGAGAAAGAGGACGCCATGGGGTCCCTGAGGCTGGAGAACGAGTCGCTCAAGGCCAGCGAGGCTGCCGCGCAGGGGCGTGCCACGGATCTGCACAATCAGCTCACGGCGGCAAGCAAAACGGCCGCCGCTGCTGGTGGCGGTGAGAAGGCATCGGGGTTGCTGTTGGAGGAGTGGAAAACCGATGCGCAGGGGAAGCTCAGCGCGGCGGCGTTCCTGGACTCCGGCAGGGTGATGGCCGCCGGCAGCCGGAGGGATCGTCGGATGTTCGCGTCCATCAGCAACCTCGCCGAGCTAAGGtccgcggcggcagcggcggccaTGGATGATTACTACGAGTTCGACCACTTCGATGACGGAAGACAGTACGGTGGCCTAGAGCATGCCATGAAGCACAAGAAGAGGAGGTCCGTCCTACGCAAGTTCGGAGACTTGTTTAGGAGGAGAAGCCTGCTGCACAAGTCAGACGACTTTGCTCCGGTTCTAGCTAGTAGGTAG
- the LOC109750184 gene encoding uncharacterized protein isoform X2 has product MEPRSDGDTSSSSASARVRLLDREVATAKQTENKMLESLISQTKELEQAKMALEEARLEAAALRLAGPAQQGQWSVRDLMFGGVDEEINGLRGRLRSALAAEERSRKAADDLAAALSAVTMEAKQVKTWLSDAQADLERANAETGRLEGLLRATEADLWSATEQLDGVMSDWKEAAAAWRAREKALLGRARAAEEDAAGARRENAELAEMHRAVDHDNDGLRRALERAAEEANAASESLEFASAENSKLRDAVAEKEDAMGSLRLENESLKASEAAAQGRATDLHNQLTAASKTAAAAGGGEKASGLLLEEWKTDAQGKLSAAAFLDSGRVMAAGSRRDRRMFASISNLAELRSAAAAAAMDDYYEFDHFDDGRQYGGLEHAMKHKKRRSVLRKFGDLFRRRSLLHKSDDFAPVLASR; this is encoded by the coding sequence ATGGAGCCGCGGAGCGACGGCGACACGTCATCGTCGTCGGCGTCCGCGCGGGTGCGGCTTCTGGATCGAGAGGTGGCAACGGCGAAGCAGACCGAGAACAAGATGCTGGAGTCACTGATCAGCCAGACCAAGGAGCTGGAGCAGGCCAAGATGGCGCTGGAGGAGGCCAGGCTCGAGGCCGCCGCGCTGCGGCTGGCGGGGCCCGCGCAGCAGGGCCAGTGGAGCGTCAGGGACCTCATGTTCGGCGGCGTCGACGAGGAGATCAACGGGCTGCGGGGCAGGCTCCGGTCCGCTCTGGCCGCCGAGGAGAGGAGCCGGAAGGCCGCGGAcgacctcgccgccgcgctctccgccgtcaccatggaggccaagcAGGTGAAGACGTGGCTGTCCGACGCGCAGGCCGACCTCGAGCGCGCCAACGCCGAGACCGGCCGGCTCGAGGGCCTGCTGCGCGCCACCGAGGCGGACCTGTGGTCAGCCACCGAGCAGCTCGACGGCGTCATGTCCGACTGGAAGGAGGCCGCGGCCGCGTGGCGCGCCAGGGAGAAGGCGCTGCTCGGACGCGCCCGCGCGGCCGAGGAGGACGCCGCCGGCGCCCGGCGTGAGAACGCCGAGCTCGCCGAGATGCACCGGGCGGTCGACCACGACAACGACGGCCTGCGGCGCGCGCTCgagcgggcggcggaggaggccaACGCGGCCAGCGAGTCGCTCGAGTTCGCCAGCGCCGAGAACTCCAAGCTGCGCGACGCCGTCGCCGAGAAAGAGGACGCCATGGGGTCCCTGAGGCTGGAGAACGAGTCGCTCAAGGCCAGCGAGGCTGCCGCGCAGGGGCGTGCCACGGATCTGCACAATCAGCTCACGGCGGCAAGCAAAACGGCCGCCGCTGCTGGTGGCGGTGAGAAGGCATCGGGGTTGCTGTTGGAGGAGTGGAAAACCGATGCGCAGGGGAAGCTCAGCGCGGCGGCGTTCCTGGACTCCGGCAGGGTGATGGCCGCCGGCAGCCGGAGGGATCGTCGGATGTTCGCGTCCATCAGCAACCTCGCCGAGCTAAGGtccgcggcggcagcggcggccaTGGATGATTACTACGAGTTCGACCACTTCGATGACGGAAGACAGTACGGTGGCCTAGAGCATGCCATGAAGCACAAGAAGAGGAGGTCCGTCCTACGCAAGTTCGGAGACTTGTTTAGGAGGAGAAGCCTGCTGCACAAGTCAGACGACTTTGCTCCGGTTCTAGCTAGTAGGTAG
- the LOC109750182 gene encoding probable protein phosphatase 2C 7 has translation MVPDGGMKDQEASTSSSPPVAAITRAARPPRPARFKKIPVWQWHPLKYRRFRVGATKRMVDASSSARAARGAGDVTTAVAAAPKESEQEDGKEHICGGWKSEDGSLCCGYSSFRGRRASMEDFYDMKSSKMDAKQINLFGVFDGHGGSCAAEYLKEHLFENLLKHPAFISDTKTSISESYTKTDSDFLDAETNIHREDGSTALTAILVGNHLYVANVGDSRAVILKAGKAIALSDDHKPDKSDERERIENVGGVVTFSGTWRVGGVLAMSRLLHRQFTQAFPNFCQEQEIDDELEYLILASDGLWDVVSNEHAVAFVKE, from the exons ATGGTGCCCGACGGAGGCATGAAGGACCAGGAGGCCTCCACCTCGTCGTCTCCACCCGTTGCGGCAATAACGAGGGCTGCGCGGCCGCCTAGGCCAGCGAGGTTCAAGAAGATCCCCGTGTGGCAGTGGCACCCACTGAAGTACAGGCGGTTCCGCGTGGGGGCCACCAAGAGGATGGTCGACGCATCATCGTCCGCTCGGGCGGCAAGGGGAGCCGGGGATGTGAccacggcggtggcggcggcgcccaAGGAGAGTGAGCAGGAGGACGGGAAGGAGCACATATGCGGTGGCTGGAAGAG TGAGGATGGAAGTTTGTGTtgcggatattctagcttcagagGGAGAAGAGCAAGTATGGAAGACTTTTATGACATGAAATCATCTAAAATGGACGCTAAACAAATAAACCTCTTTGGAGTATTTGATG GACATGGTGGTTCATGTGCCGCTGAGTATCTCAAGGAGCACTTATTTGAAAATCTCTTGAAACATCCAGCTTTCATTAGTGATACAAAAACATCAATAA GTGAGAGCTATACGAAGACTGACTCAGATTTCTTGGATGCTGAAACCAATATTCATAGAGAGGACGGGTCAACTGCATTAACCGCAATTTTGGTTGGCAACCATCTCTATGTGGCAAATGTTGGCGATTCACGGGCTGTAATATTGAAGGCGGGCAAAG CTATTGCGCTCTCGGATGATCACAAACCAGACAAAAGTGACGAGCGGGAACGGATTGAGAATGTTGGAGGAGTTGTTACATTTAGTG GAACATGGAGGGTAGGTGGTGTACTCGCAATGTCTCGGTTGTTGCATA GGCAATTTACTCAAGCATTTCCAAATTTTTGTCAGGAACAAGAAATAGATGATGAATTGGAGTATCTGATTTTGGCTAGTGATGGCCTGTGGGACGTGGTGTCAAATGAG CACGCCGTTGCATTTGTGAAGGAATAG